The following proteins come from a genomic window of Streptomyces sp. GS7:
- a CDS encoding GNAT family N-acetyltransferase, with translation MIDTTALAEKPVLTGDRIRLVPLSERHATAFHTTFQDPETRRLTGTHQDWSLAGLRTWIAECGARTDRLDLAIEDRETGGYLGDLALSRIDPANAHASFRIALAPSATDRGIGSEAIRLLLGHAFERVGLHRVQLEVFAYNDRARRAYERCGFVLEGRMREALHWDGAWHDVLVMAALRPERAGAR, from the coding sequence ATGATCGATACGACGGCACTCGCCGAGAAGCCGGTGCTGACCGGTGACCGGATCCGGCTGGTCCCGCTGTCGGAGCGGCATGCGACCGCCTTCCACACCACGTTCCAGGACCCGGAGACCCGCCGGCTGACCGGCACCCACCAGGACTGGAGCCTTGCGGGGCTGCGCACCTGGATCGCCGAGTGCGGCGCCCGCACGGACCGGCTGGACCTCGCCATCGAGGACCGGGAGACCGGAGGCTACCTGGGCGATCTCGCGCTCAGCCGGATCGACCCGGCGAACGCCCACGCCAGCTTCCGGATCGCCCTGGCCCCCTCCGCCACCGACCGCGGCATCGGCTCCGAGGCGATCCGGCTGCTGCTCGGCCACGCCTTCGAGCGGGTCGGCCTGCACCGCGTCCAGCTGGAGGTCTTCGCGTACAACGACCGCGCCCGGCGCGCCTACGAGCGTTGCGGCTTCGTGCTGGAGGGCCGGATGCGCGAGGCCCTGCACTGGGACGGTGCGTGGCACGACGTGCTGGTGATGGCGGCGCTGCGACCGGAGCGGGCCGGGGCTCGATAG
- a CDS encoding AMP-binding protein produces MRTPMTIADFLDRAELGFRDSPGVVDEPHQPAPPVPESTYGRFAERVRAWQAGLDALGVGEGERVAVASHNSARMLELLFAVPMSGRICVPVNFRLKPDEVDYVVRQSGSAVLLVDPELDDALSGVKARHRFVLGEQTDTDVMRFGVEPRPWSDPDEDATATINYTSGTTARPKGVQLTHRNIWVNGMTFGLHTRVWEGDVYLHTLPMFHCNGWGMPYVAAGLGVKQVALRKVDGAEILRRVDEHGVTLMCGAPAVWNMVLDAAANWEGEIPGRDRVRLICAGAPPPTRTIRRVEEELGWEFTQLYGLTETSPLLTFNRTRPADADLPAEERARRLSRAGLPALGVKLKVSDSGEVLARSNTVLDGYWEKPEETADALADGWFHTGDGGTLDPDDGHLTISDRKKDVIITGGENVSSIEVEDVIFSHPAVAEVAVIGVPHEKWGETIKALVVLAEGATAEESDIIAHCKQRMAGYKAPTSVEFRDSIPRTATGKIQKFKLRRPYWSGLAREVN; encoded by the coding sequence ATGCGGACACCGATGACGATCGCGGACTTCCTCGACCGGGCCGAGCTGGGGTTCCGGGACAGCCCGGGCGTGGTCGACGAGCCGCATCAGCCCGCCCCGCCGGTGCCCGAGTCGACCTACGGGCGGTTCGCCGAACGCGTCCGCGCCTGGCAGGCGGGGCTGGACGCGCTCGGGGTCGGCGAGGGCGAGCGGGTGGCCGTGGCGAGCCACAACTCCGCGCGCATGCTGGAGCTGCTGTTCGCGGTACCGATGAGCGGCCGGATCTGCGTCCCCGTCAACTTCCGCCTCAAGCCCGACGAGGTCGACTACGTCGTCCGGCAGAGCGGTTCCGCCGTCCTCCTCGTCGACCCGGAACTGGACGATGCGCTCAGCGGGGTCAAGGCGCGCCACCGCTTCGTCCTCGGTGAGCAGACCGACACCGACGTGATGCGGTTCGGCGTCGAGCCGCGCCCCTGGTCGGATCCGGACGAGGACGCCACCGCGACCATCAACTACACCTCGGGCACCACCGCCCGCCCCAAGGGCGTGCAGCTCACCCACCGCAACATCTGGGTCAACGGCATGACCTTCGGCCTGCACACCCGGGTGTGGGAGGGCGATGTGTACCTGCACACGCTGCCGATGTTCCACTGCAACGGCTGGGGAATGCCGTATGTGGCGGCCGGCCTCGGCGTGAAGCAGGTGGCACTGCGCAAGGTGGACGGCGCCGAGATCCTCCGGCGGGTCGACGAGCACGGCGTCACGCTGATGTGCGGCGCGCCCGCGGTGTGGAACATGGTCCTGGACGCGGCGGCGAACTGGGAGGGCGAGATCCCGGGGCGGGACCGGGTACGGCTGATCTGCGCGGGCGCCCCGCCGCCGACCAGGACCATCCGGCGCGTGGAGGAGGAACTGGGCTGGGAGTTCACCCAGCTCTACGGCCTGACCGAGACCTCCCCGCTGCTCACCTTCAACCGCACCCGGCCGGCCGACGCGGACCTCCCCGCCGAGGAGCGCGCCCGCAGGCTGTCCCGGGCGGGCCTGCCCGCCCTCGGCGTCAAGCTGAAGGTCTCCGACTCCGGGGAGGTGCTGGCCCGCTCGAACACGGTGCTGGACGGCTACTGGGAGAAGCCCGAGGAGACGGCGGATGCGCTGGCGGACGGCTGGTTCCACACCGGCGACGGCGGCACCCTCGACCCCGACGACGGCCATCTGACGATCTCCGACCGGAAGAAGGACGTCATCATCACCGGCGGCGAGAACGTCTCGTCGATCGAGGTGGAGGACGTGATCTTCAGCCACCCGGCGGTCGCCGAGGTCGCCGTCATCGGCGTACCGCACGAGAAGTGGGGCGAGACGATCAAGGCACTCGTCGTCCTCGCCGAGGGCGCCACGGCCGAGGAATCCGACATCATCGCCCACTGCAAACAGCGTATGGCCGGCTACAAGGCCCCGACGTCCGTGGAGTTCCGCGACTCCATCCCCCGCACGGCCACCGGGAAGATCCAGAAGTTCAAGCTCCGCCGGCCGTACTGGTCGGGGCTTGCGCGAGAGGTCAACTAG
- a CDS encoding helix-turn-helix domain-containing protein yields the protein MTTLRLSPLALSRSRFALSPLAETVGTAIALARPHPDPWFASWRAHHLPDFTAALDADPFARGLIGLISSTKWLPGFVAVPPPDGMRTALTRELTALRAVSDDAFRAELAPSLTHSWRHHDLDWLTGRDWGPRTAALLDALWTAHIAADWPRRRALLERDVAYRAGLLAAYGWPRALEQMSRHSTWVGADAIRFSNRPGPERVIGDDGMLFVPVSLSTGTWLCQGPPDHYAQVYPARGAATALTPASPRRALERLVGAGRAALLHELAQPATSTELAARLGQSLGTIGGHLSVLRDAGLVVGTRVGRRVVYRRTEDGDRLAGERDA from the coding sequence ATGACCACGCTCCGGCTGAGCCCGCTCGCCCTCTCCCGCTCCCGCTTCGCGCTCTCCCCCCTCGCCGAGACGGTGGGCACGGCGATCGCCCTCGCCCGGCCCCACCCCGACCCCTGGTTCGCGTCCTGGCGCGCCCACCACCTCCCCGACTTCACCGCCGCCCTCGACGCCGACCCCTTCGCCAGGGGCCTCATCGGGCTGATCAGCTCCACCAAGTGGCTGCCCGGCTTCGTCGCGGTCCCGCCGCCGGACGGTATGCGCACCGCCCTCACCCGCGAACTCACCGCCCTGCGCGCCGTGTCGGACGACGCCTTCCGCGCCGAGCTGGCGCCCTCGCTCACCCACAGCTGGCGCCACCACGACCTGGACTGGCTCACCGGACGCGACTGGGGCCCCCGCACCGCCGCCCTCCTCGACGCCCTCTGGACCGCCCACATCGCCGCCGACTGGCCCCGGCGCCGCGCCCTCCTCGAACGCGATGTCGCCTACCGGGCCGGCCTCCTGGCCGCCTACGGCTGGCCCCGCGCCCTGGAGCAGATGAGCCGGCACAGCACCTGGGTCGGCGCCGACGCCATCCGCTTCAGCAACCGCCCCGGCCCCGAGCGCGTCATCGGCGACGACGGCATGCTCTTCGTCCCGGTCAGCCTGTCCACCGGCACCTGGCTCTGCCAGGGCCCGCCGGATCACTACGCCCAGGTCTACCCGGCCCGCGGCGCGGCCACCGCGCTCACCCCGGCCAGCCCCCGCCGCGCCCTGGAACGCCTCGTCGGCGCCGGCCGCGCCGCCCTCCTCCACGAACTCGCCCAGCCCGCCACGAGCACCGAACTCGCCGCCCGGCTCGGCCAGTCACTCGGCACCATCGGCGGCCATCTGTCCGTGCTGCGCGACGCCGGTCTGGTCGTGGGGACGCGGGTGGGGCGACGGGTGGTCTACCGGCGCACGGAGGACGGGGACCGGCTGGCGGGGGAGCGGGACGCCTGA
- the dmpI gene encoding 4-oxalocrotonate tautomerase DmpI, which produces MDWGHPGEPTGTRGGRRAQRPPLATESRSTDMPIVTVQQGPRSVELKRELVKQITDAFVDAYRIPAETVQVWIQEFPADSWGAAGKLTADK; this is translated from the coding sequence ATGGACTGGGGGCACCCCGGCGAGCCAACCGGAACACGGGGCGGCCGGAGAGCCCAACGGCCGCCGCTCGCCACCGAGTCGAGGAGTACGGACATGCCCATCGTCACCGTTCAGCAGGGTCCCCGCAGCGTCGAGCTGAAGCGGGAGCTGGTCAAGCAGATCACCGACGCGTTCGTGGACGCGTACCGGATTCCCGCCGAGACCGTGCAGGTCTGGATCCAGGAGTTCCCGGCCGACAGCTGGGGCGCGGCCGGGAAGCTCACCGCCGACAAGTAA
- a CDS encoding MFS transporter, whose translation MPSSLLSVADFRWFLAGQTVSLLGSAMAPVALTFAVLDASSGSAGDLGVVLAARMVPLLAFLLVGGATADRFGRRAVLVAANLGAALTQGAVAALLLTGHYALLPVAGLEVLNGVLAAFTAPALRGVVPDLVGAARLRSANALLGSVRNAAKVLGPGLSGGCVVVVGGGPAIAFDALTYLVAAGCLARVSPGGGAPARSRSSVAADIRDGWREFRRVRWVWLGTLSFFVVNLVQTGTWQILGPALTRQTGGAAAWGVVLSVRGAGLLVAGAVLYRLAVRRLLGLGQLTSALGALPLLVLGARLGPSWLVAGAFIAGLGVAVTGVAWDTSLQEHVPPHALSRVSSYNDLLSYVAIPVGQLCVAPLARTYGGFRVAAVAGAVSAVAAVLPLASGAVRRLPHGRARDGEADGAPAAPGA comes from the coding sequence GTGCCTTCCTCCCTTCTCTCCGTTGCGGACTTCCGCTGGTTCCTGGCCGGGCAGACGGTCTCGTTACTGGGCAGTGCGATGGCCCCGGTCGCCCTGACGTTCGCGGTGCTGGACGCCTCGTCCGGCAGCGCCGGCGATCTCGGCGTGGTGCTGGCCGCCCGTATGGTGCCGCTGCTGGCGTTCCTGCTGGTGGGCGGCGCGACGGCGGACCGGTTCGGGCGCCGTGCGGTGCTGGTGGCCGCCAATCTGGGCGCGGCGCTCACCCAGGGCGCCGTCGCCGCGCTGCTGCTGACCGGGCACTACGCGCTGCTGCCGGTGGCCGGGCTGGAGGTCCTGAACGGTGTGCTGGCCGCGTTCACCGCACCGGCGCTGCGCGGTGTCGTACCGGATCTCGTCGGCGCGGCGCGGCTGCGGTCGGCCAACGCGCTGCTGGGGTCGGTGCGGAACGCGGCCAAGGTGCTCGGGCCGGGGCTGTCGGGCGGGTGCGTGGTGGTGGTCGGCGGCGGGCCGGCGATCGCCTTCGACGCGCTGACGTATCTGGTGGCGGCCGGGTGCCTGGCCCGGGTGTCCCCCGGCGGCGGGGCGCCGGCCCGGTCCCGGTCCTCCGTGGCGGCCGATATCCGCGACGGGTGGCGGGAGTTCCGGCGCGTCCGGTGGGTGTGGCTGGGGACGCTGTCGTTCTTCGTCGTCAACCTGGTGCAGACCGGGACCTGGCAGATCCTGGGGCCCGCACTGACGCGGCAGACCGGCGGCGCGGCGGCCTGGGGTGTGGTGCTGAGCGTGCGGGGCGCCGGGCTGCTGGTGGCGGGGGCGGTGCTGTACCGGCTCGCTGTCCGGCGACTGCTGGGGCTGGGGCAGCTGACGAGTGCGCTGGGCGCGCTGCCGCTGCTGGTACTGGGGGCGCGGCTGGGCCCCTCCTGGCTGGTGGCCGGTGCGTTCATCGCCGGGCTCGGGGTCGCGGTGACGGGTGTCGCCTGGGACACCTCGCTCCAGGAGCACGTCCCCCCGCACGCGCTGTCCCGGGTCTCGTCGTACAACGATCTGCTGTCGTATGTCGCCATCCCCGTGGGGCAGTTGTGCGTGGCGCCGCTCGCCCGCACGTACGGCGGCTTCCGGGTGGCGGCGGTGGCCGGGGCGGTCTCCGCGGTGGCGGCGGTGCTGCCGCTGGCCTCCGGTGCGGTGCGCCGGCTGCCGCACGGCCGGGCACGGGACGGCGAAGCGGACGGCGCGCCCGCGGCCCCCGGCGCGTGA
- the mgtA gene encoding magnesium-translocating P-type ATPase, giving the protein MSNTTDLLTPEKLAPPGRRPRRERKAAELAARTRLVADRLAEVSARPADQVLQDLGSTPAGLTYGEAVARLERDGANVIAQENAPRWYVQLAKAFWNPFILVLAVLVAVMYGQWLQVADVEPFDPKIPILGAMVLISVGLRFWQEYRSGSSAAALRELVTTTTAVQRRAGRGRLATTVEIPMDGVVTGDVVRLAAGDLVPADLRLLTAKDLMVNQAALSGESLPVAKADTRAGDQGQRETRDPVEAGNLVLTGTSVTSGSATGVVVATGADTYFGSMAGSLAGERPETSFDTGVKKVSFLLIRFMTVMVPVVFLINGLTKGDWAEAFTFAVAVAVGLTPEMLPMVVTTNLARGAVALSRRKVVVKHLNAIQNLGAMDVLCTDKTGTLTEDRIVLDRYLDVHGRADTEVLEYAYLNSHFQTGLRNLMDRAVIDRVHEAEEVVVDARFTLVDEIPFDFARRRMSVVLRRNDLGGPAEEHVMITKGAVEEVLALCGRVTYGGEPVALTDALRAQVLRTAQDHNRQGLRVLAVATRTLPAARENYTVADEDGLTLIGFLAFLDPPKQDAAEALRQLADNGIAVKVVTGDNELVAARVCSDVGIDVGTVVTGTDIDALDDLELLQVARKATLFAKVNPVQKARIVRALKADGHTVGFLGDGINDAAALRDADVGISVDTAVDIAKESADIILLEKDLTVLEQGVLRGRLTFGNTIKYLKMTASSNFGNVFSVLAASAFIPFQPMLAMQLLVQNLCYDISQLATPWDRMDREYLRTPRTWDARGIGRFMLVLGPTSSVFDITTFLLMWHVFGADSELHQALFQSGWFVEGLLTQTLVVHMLRTRRIPFLRSRATFPVLLMTVLVMAVGLWLPFSPLAGVLGMQALPMSYFPWLAGTLAAYCLLTQGVKSWYIRRFGEWL; this is encoded by the coding sequence ATGAGCAACACGACCGACCTGCTCACCCCGGAGAAGCTCGCTCCGCCGGGCCGCCGCCCCCGTCGGGAGAGGAAGGCCGCCGAGCTGGCGGCCCGCACCCGCCTGGTCGCCGACCGGCTCGCCGAGGTCAGCGCCCGCCCCGCCGACCAGGTCCTCCAGGACCTCGGGAGCACCCCGGCCGGTCTGACGTACGGCGAGGCCGTGGCGCGGCTGGAGCGCGACGGCGCCAACGTCATCGCCCAGGAGAACGCGCCGCGCTGGTACGTGCAGCTCGCGAAGGCGTTCTGGAACCCGTTCATCCTCGTACTGGCGGTGCTGGTCGCCGTGATGTACGGGCAGTGGCTCCAGGTCGCGGACGTCGAGCCGTTCGACCCGAAGATCCCGATCCTCGGCGCGATGGTGCTGATCAGCGTGGGGCTGCGGTTCTGGCAGGAGTACCGCTCCGGCAGCTCGGCCGCCGCGCTGCGCGAGCTGGTCACCACCACGACTGCCGTGCAGCGCCGGGCCGGCCGCGGACGGCTGGCCACCACTGTGGAGATCCCCATGGACGGCGTGGTCACGGGGGACGTCGTCCGGCTGGCCGCCGGCGACCTGGTCCCGGCCGATCTGCGGCTGCTCACCGCCAAGGACCTGATGGTCAATCAGGCCGCGTTGTCCGGCGAGTCGCTGCCGGTCGCCAAGGCGGACACCCGCGCAGGGGACCAGGGGCAGCGCGAGACCCGCGACCCGGTCGAGGCCGGCAACCTCGTCCTGACCGGTACATCGGTGACCTCCGGCAGCGCGACCGGCGTGGTCGTGGCCACCGGCGCGGACACCTACTTCGGCTCCATGGCCGGTTCGCTCGCCGGTGAGCGCCCGGAGACCAGCTTCGACACCGGCGTCAAGAAGGTCAGCTTCCTGCTGATCCGCTTCATGACGGTGATGGTCCCGGTGGTCTTCCTGATCAACGGGCTCACCAAGGGCGACTGGGCCGAAGCCTTCACCTTCGCGGTCGCGGTGGCCGTCGGCCTCACCCCCGAGATGCTGCCGATGGTCGTCACCACCAACCTGGCCCGCGGCGCGGTCGCCCTGTCCCGCCGCAAGGTCGTCGTCAAGCACCTCAACGCCATCCAGAACCTCGGCGCCATGGACGTGCTGTGCACGGACAAGACCGGCACCCTCACCGAGGACCGGATCGTCCTCGACCGCTACCTCGACGTCCACGGCCGGGCCGACACCGAGGTCCTGGAGTACGCCTACCTCAACAGCCACTTCCAGACCGGGCTGCGCAACCTGATGGACCGGGCCGTCATCGACCGGGTGCACGAGGCCGAGGAGGTTGTCGTCGACGCCCGCTTCACGCTGGTCGACGAGATCCCCTTCGACTTCGCGCGACGGCGGATGTCGGTGGTGCTGCGCCGCAACGACCTCGGCGGCCCCGCCGAGGAGCACGTGATGATCACCAAGGGCGCCGTCGAGGAAGTCCTCGCGCTGTGCGGCCGGGTGACGTACGGCGGCGAGCCCGTCGCGCTGACCGACGCCCTGCGCGCCCAGGTGCTGCGCACCGCGCAGGACCACAACCGCCAGGGCCTGCGGGTGCTGGCGGTGGCGACCCGCACCCTGCCCGCCGCCCGCGAGAACTACACCGTCGCCGACGAGGACGGGCTGACCCTGATCGGGTTCCTCGCCTTCCTCGACCCGCCGAAGCAGGACGCCGCCGAGGCGCTGCGCCAACTCGCCGACAACGGCATCGCGGTGAAGGTCGTCACCGGCGACAACGAACTGGTCGCCGCCCGGGTCTGCTCGGACGTCGGCATCGACGTCGGCACCGTCGTCACCGGCACCGACATCGATGCGCTCGACGACCTCGAACTGCTCCAAGTGGCCCGGAAGGCCACCCTGTTCGCCAAGGTCAACCCCGTGCAGAAGGCCCGCATCGTGCGCGCCCTGAAGGCCGACGGGCACACCGTCGGGTTCCTCGGCGACGGCATCAACGACGCCGCCGCGCTGCGCGACGCGGACGTCGGGATCTCCGTCGACACCGCCGTCGACATCGCCAAGGAGTCCGCCGACATCATCCTGCTGGAGAAGGACCTCACGGTTCTGGAACAGGGCGTGCTGCGCGGCCGGCTGACGTTCGGCAACACCATCAAGTACCTCAAGATGACCGCCTCCTCGAACTTCGGGAACGTCTTCTCGGTGCTGGCGGCCTCCGCGTTCATCCCCTTCCAGCCCATGCTGGCCATGCAGCTGCTCGTCCAGAACCTCTGCTACGACATTTCCCAACTGGCCACGCCCTGGGACCGGATGGACAGGGAATACCTCCGCACCCCGCGCACCTGGGACGCCAGGGGCATCGGCCGCTTCATGCTGGTCCTCGGTCCGACCAGCTCGGTCTTCGACATCACCACGTTCCTGCTGATGTGGCATGTCTTCGGGGCCGACAGCGAGCTGCACCAGGCGCTGTTCCAGTCCGGCTGGTTCGTCGAGGGCCTGCTCACCCAGACCCTGGTCGTCCACATGCTGCGCACCCGCCGGATCCCGTTCCTCCGGTCCCGCGCCACCTTCCCCGTCCTGCTGATGACCGTGCTGGTCATGGCGGTCGGCCTGTGGCTGCCGTTCTCGCCGCTGGCCGGTGTGCTCGGCATGCAGGCGCTGCCGATGAGCTACTTCCCGTGGCTGGCCGGGACGTTGGCGGCGTACTGCCTGCTGACGCAGGGGGTGAAGAGCTGGTACATCCGGCGGTTCGGCGAGTGGCTGTGA
- a CDS encoding IS481 family transposase, with amino-acid sequence MPHRNAPLTETGRLRLARCVVDEGWTLRRAAERFQVSPTTAQRWADRYRLLGEAGMADRSSRPHHSPRRTPTRTERRIIKVRLLRRWGPARIAHLLRLVPSTVHRVLTRFGLARLTHLDRATGRPIRRYERDRPGELVHVDIKKLGNIPDGGGHRTLGRQAGRKTRSGVGYSYIHTAVDDHSRLAYSEIHTDEKKETATAFWTRAQTFFTTCGITVERVLTDNGACYKSHTWRDALAAAGITHKRTRPYRPQTNGKVERFNRTLLDEWAYAKPYRSETERREAFPQWLHTYNHHRGHTALKGKPPASRVPNLTGQYN; translated from the coding sequence GTGCCCCACCGTAATGCACCCCTGACCGAGACTGGACGGCTGCGTCTGGCCCGCTGCGTCGTCGACGAGGGCTGGACCCTGCGGCGGGCCGCCGAACGCTTCCAGGTCTCGCCCACCACCGCCCAACGCTGGGCCGACCGCTACCGGCTGCTGGGTGAGGCGGGGATGGCAGACCGTTCAAGCCGCCCACACCACAGCCCGCGCCGCACCCCGACACGCACGGAACGGCGCATCATCAAGGTCCGCCTCCTGCGCCGGTGGGGCCCGGCCCGCATCGCCCACCTGCTGCGACTGGTCCCCTCGACCGTGCACCGCGTGCTGACCCGGTTCGGCCTGGCCCGCCTGACCCACCTGGACCGGGCCACAGGCCGGCCGATACGCCGCTACGAACGCGACCGCCCCGGCGAGTTGGTCCACGTGGACATCAAGAAGCTCGGCAACATCCCCGACGGCGGCGGCCACAGGACACTCGGCCGGCAAGCAGGCCGCAAGACCCGCTCGGGAGTCGGCTACAGCTACATCCACACCGCCGTCGACGACCACTCCCGCCTGGCCTACAGCGAGATCCACACCGACGAGAAAAAGGAGACCGCCACCGCCTTCTGGACCCGGGCCCAAACGTTCTTCACCACCTGCGGCATCACCGTCGAACGCGTCCTGACCGACAACGGCGCCTGCTACAAGTCCCACACCTGGCGCGATGCCCTCGCAGCAGCCGGGATCACCCACAAGCGAACCCGGCCCTACCGACCACAGACCAACGGCAAAGTCGAACGCTTCAACCGCACCCTGCTTGACGAATGGGCCTACGCGAAGCCCTACCGCTCAGAGACCGAACGCCGCGAAGCGTTCCCCCAATGGCTCCACACCTACAATCACCACCGCGGACACACCGCGCTCAAGGGCAAACCACCCGCCAGCCGCGTCCCCAACCTCACAGGGCAATACAACTAG
- a CDS encoding XdhC family protein, whose translation MLDIAEELNRWVEQGRAFAVATVVATNGSAPRQPGAALAVDSDGTAIGSVSGGCVEGAVYELCQEALRTGEPVLERFGYSDEDAFAVGLTCGGIIDILITPVQVSAPGTAADSGSGGHGVDSTATTLAAALAAAASGDAAAVARIVEGPAELVGNALLVRPDGSHTGTLGGHPALDRTAAEEARALLDAGRTTTLEIGVEGSRCGTPVVLLVESSVPAPRMIVFGAIDFASALVRVGKFLNYHVTVCDARPVFATRTRFPDADEIVVDWPHRYLDSQHLDSRAVLCVLTHDAKFDVPLLERALKLPVAYVGAMGSRRTHLDRQQRLRDVGLTEIELNRLRSPIGLDLGARTPEETALSIAAEIVANRRGGTGAPLTGAHTPIHHDTARPVGRIGSVA comes from the coding sequence ATGCTGGACATCGCCGAAGAGTTGAACCGGTGGGTCGAGCAGGGACGCGCCTTCGCCGTGGCCACCGTGGTGGCCACCAACGGCAGCGCGCCCCGCCAGCCCGGAGCCGCCCTCGCCGTCGACAGCGACGGCACGGCGATCGGGTCGGTCTCCGGCGGGTGCGTGGAGGGAGCGGTCTACGAGCTGTGCCAGGAGGCACTTCGGACCGGCGAACCGGTCCTGGAGCGCTTCGGCTACAGCGATGAGGACGCCTTCGCCGTGGGCCTGACCTGCGGCGGCATCATCGACATCCTCATCACTCCGGTACAGGTGAGCGCCCCCGGAACCGCTGCGGACAGCGGCTCCGGGGGGCACGGGGTGGACAGCACCGCCACCACGCTCGCCGCCGCGCTGGCCGCCGCCGCATCAGGGGACGCGGCGGCGGTCGCGCGGATCGTCGAGGGCCCGGCCGAACTGGTCGGCAACGCCCTCCTCGTCCGTCCCGACGGCAGCCATACCGGCACCCTCGGCGGGCACCCCGCCCTCGACCGCACCGCGGCCGAGGAGGCCCGCGCCCTGCTGGACGCCGGGCGCACCACGACCCTGGAGATCGGGGTGGAGGGTTCGCGGTGCGGGACGCCGGTCGTCCTCCTCGTCGAATCCTCCGTCCCCGCGCCCCGGATGATCGTCTTCGGCGCCATCGACTTCGCGTCCGCGCTGGTCCGGGTCGGCAAGTTCCTCAACTACCACGTCACCGTCTGCGACGCCCGCCCCGTCTTCGCGACCCGGACCCGCTTCCCGGACGCCGACGAGATCGTCGTCGACTGGCCGCACCGCTACCTCGACTCCCAACACCTCGACTCCCGCGCGGTGTTGTGCGTCCTCACCCACGACGCCAAGTTCGACGTCCCGCTGCTGGAACGGGCGCTCAAGCTCCCGGTCGCCTACGTCGGCGCCATGGGCTCGCGCCGCACCCACCTCGACCGCCAGCAGCGGCTGCGCGACGTCGGCCTCACCGAGATCGAGCTCAACCGGCTCCGCTCGCCGATAGGGCTGGACCTCGGCGCGCGGACGCCCGAGGAGACCGCGCTGTCCATCGCCGCCGAGATCGTCGCCAACCGCCGCGGCGGCACCGGCGCTCCGCTGACCGGTGCGCACACCCCCATCCACCACGACACGGCCCGGCCGGTGGGGCGGATCGGGTCGGTGGCCTGA
- a CDS encoding LysR family transcriptional regulator encodes MELRQVRYFVMVAQELHFGRAAERLHIVQSAVSQQVRRLERELQTELFDRSARQVRLTAAGERFLPEARALLAAEERARAVVAEVAAARATTLRLGTSTGLGAHLDRVLDALAGSAPEIGVELVAGRTRERLDQVAAGELDAAFLRGEAADAGRDGLRYVPLWQDPLVAVVPARHPLAASPGTIALADLADVPLVLTDRRNNRALVDLVVTACHAAGFGPVPGPRYGSLDDALTAIGARGSAEGMWTVVYEAHARRLSTPRVAYLPFRNPGMELTTYLAVRRADPTAGLEALLRACATSTAADGPAR; translated from the coding sequence GTGGAGCTGCGGCAGGTGCGGTACTTCGTCATGGTCGCGCAGGAGCTGCATTTCGGGCGGGCCGCGGAACGGCTGCACATCGTGCAGTCGGCGGTGAGCCAGCAGGTCCGGCGGCTCGAACGGGAGCTGCAGACCGAGCTGTTCGACCGGTCGGCGCGCCAGGTGCGGCTCACCGCGGCCGGCGAGCGGTTCCTCCCGGAGGCGCGGGCGCTGCTCGCCGCCGAGGAGCGTGCCCGCGCCGTCGTCGCAGAAGTGGCCGCGGCCCGCGCCACCACGCTCCGCCTGGGGACGAGTACGGGCCTGGGCGCCCATCTCGACCGGGTGCTCGACGCCCTTGCCGGCAGCGCGCCGGAGATCGGTGTGGAGCTGGTCGCGGGCCGGACCCGGGAGCGGCTCGACCAGGTCGCCGCGGGCGAGCTGGACGCGGCGTTCCTCCGCGGCGAGGCGGCCGACGCCGGCCGGGACGGGCTGCGTTACGTCCCGCTCTGGCAGGACCCGCTGGTCGCGGTCGTCCCGGCCCGGCATCCGCTGGCCGCCTCGCCGGGCACCATCGCGCTCGCCGACCTCGCGGACGTACCGCTGGTGCTGACCGACCGCCGGAACAACCGGGCGCTGGTCGACCTGGTCGTCACCGCCTGCCACGCCGCCGGCTTCGGACCGGTACCGGGCCCCAGGTACGGTTCGCTGGACGACGCCCTGACCGCGATCGGCGCCCGCGGGTCCGCCGAGGGCATGTGGACGGTCGTCTACGAGGCCCACGCCCGCCGGCTCAGCACGCCGCGGGTGGCGTATCTCCCGTTCCGCAACCCGGGGATGGAGCTGACCACCTATCTCGCGGTCCGCCGCGCCGACCCGACCGCCGGGCTCGAAGCGCTGCTGCGGGCCTGCGCGACCAGCACCGCCGCCGACGGCCCCGCGCGGTGA